One window of Longimicrobium sp. genomic DNA carries:
- the murG gene encoding undecaprenyldiphospho-muramoylpentapeptide beta-N-acetylglucosaminyltransferase, translated as MTTPRVLFAGGGTGGHLYPALALGEAFKRLDPASEVMYIGAKRGVEARVLPELGVAHALLPLEPIRRAKPWQNWRLFPAMFGSFTALNGVFRRFKPNLVVGTGGYASGPAVAFAMMRGVPAAVQEQNSYPGFVTRLVDKRVRQIHLAFPEALKYLKPGPRTQVFEFGNPIKPPDFSVDRAAARAKFGLGPGTVCLVTGGSQGARPVNEALLADLRGIREGRLPAPPEGFQILWAAGTGNFARVEKGLEDLGHPAWVHAMPYINDMPSALAASDFAISRAGAMSLAELCAWGIPAVLVPLPHAAANHQYHNAVALAEAEAGVMVQEQELGGGRLWGEVMTLAFNEARRSELATRARSRGQPDAADRIVRELARLVG; from the coding sequence ATGACCACACCCCGCGTGCTCTTTGCCGGCGGCGGCACCGGCGGCCACCTGTACCCGGCGCTGGCGCTGGGCGAGGCCTTCAAGCGGCTGGACCCCGCGTCGGAGGTGATGTACATCGGCGCGAAGCGTGGGGTGGAGGCGCGGGTGCTGCCGGAGCTGGGCGTGGCGCACGCGCTGCTGCCGCTGGAACCCATCCGCCGCGCCAAGCCGTGGCAGAACTGGCGGCTGTTCCCCGCCATGTTCGGCTCGTTCACGGCGCTGAATGGGGTGTTCCGCCGCTTCAAGCCCAACCTCGTCGTCGGCACGGGCGGATACGCGAGCGGGCCCGCGGTGGCCTTCGCGATGATGCGCGGCGTGCCCGCGGCGGTGCAGGAGCAGAACTCGTATCCCGGCTTCGTCACGCGGCTGGTGGACAAGCGGGTGCGGCAGATTCACCTGGCGTTCCCCGAGGCGCTGAAGTACCTGAAGCCCGGGCCGCGCACGCAGGTGTTCGAGTTCGGCAACCCCATCAAGCCGCCCGACTTCTCCGTGGACCGCGCGGCGGCCCGGGCCAAGTTCGGGCTGGGGCCGGGTACCGTCTGCCTGGTCACGGGCGGCAGCCAGGGCGCGCGCCCGGTGAACGAGGCGCTGCTGGCGGACCTGCGCGGCATTCGCGAGGGGCGCCTTCCCGCGCCCCCGGAAGGCTTCCAGATCCTGTGGGCCGCGGGCACGGGGAATTTCGCCCGCGTAGAGAAGGGACTGGAAGACCTGGGGCACCCGGCGTGGGTGCACGCCATGCCCTACATCAACGACATGCCGTCCGCGCTGGCCGCCAGCGACTTCGCCATCTCGCGCGCCGGCGCCATGTCGCTGGCCGAGCTGTGCGCGTGGGGCATTCCGGCCGTGCTGGTGCCGCTGCCGCACGCCGCCGCCAATCACCAGTACCACAACGCCGTGGCCCTGGCGGAGGCCGAGGCGGGCGTGATGGTGCAGGAGCAGGAGCTGGGCGGCGGCCGGCTGTGGGGCGAGGTGATGACGCTCGCGTTCAACGAGGCGCGCCGCTCGGAGCTGGCGACACGCGCCCGCAGCCGCGGCCAGCCCGACGCGGCGGACCGCATCGTTCGCGAGCTCGCTAGGCTGGTCGGGTGA
- a CDS encoding putative peptidoglycan glycosyltransferase FtsW: MTSIALRWKRGREQAPVQPVITPMARARTVAAPVAAVQEQTWESRALVALTAAAFAFGLTEMYSASSFDAAALGLPGHYFALKQLGGAVAGVVVAAVLSRMDYRQLRRLAWPMLGIVAFLLLLVVMPGTEAISPRLNGARRWLKLGVMFQPSEFAKIALIVWTAMLAVKKADRLHSLSKGLMPFLLVWMAVVLLVMKQPNMSAALLLVLLSSLVLFAGGARIGHFILLALLAVPVLWKLVQGEGYRARRIAAFMDPNHDTGGVSYQIHQSLIAIGSGGVGGRGFGESRQKYGFLPEAQNDFLFSMIAEEWGLLGVLFVVSIFAGFLVVGYRIAARAPDRFGYLVAIGMTNLIAVSAFLHMGVALALLPTTGVALPFMSSGLSALLTSFAAVGILLSIARVAKDPEAAR, from the coding sequence ATGACGAGCATCGCGCTCCGCTGGAAGCGGGGCAGGGAACAGGCGCCGGTGCAGCCGGTGATCACGCCGATGGCGCGCGCCCGCACCGTGGCGGCTCCGGTCGCGGCGGTGCAGGAGCAGACGTGGGAAAGCCGCGCGCTGGTGGCGCTGACGGCCGCCGCGTTCGCATTCGGCCTCACCGAGATGTACAGCGCCAGCTCGTTCGACGCGGCGGCGCTGGGGCTGCCCGGGCACTACTTTGCGCTCAAGCAGCTGGGCGGCGCCGTCGCGGGTGTCGTCGTCGCGGCCGTGCTTTCGCGGATGGACTACCGCCAGCTGCGCCGGCTCGCCTGGCCCATGCTGGGCATCGTCGCATTCCTGCTCTTGCTGGTGGTGATGCCGGGCACGGAGGCCATTTCGCCCCGGCTGAACGGCGCGCGCCGCTGGCTGAAGCTGGGGGTGATGTTCCAGCCGTCGGAGTTCGCCAAGATCGCGCTGATCGTGTGGACGGCCATGCTGGCGGTGAAGAAGGCAGACCGGCTGCACTCGCTCAGCAAGGGGCTGATGCCCTTTCTGCTGGTGTGGATGGCGGTGGTGCTGCTGGTGATGAAGCAGCCCAATATGAGCGCCGCACTGCTGCTGGTGCTGCTCTCGTCGCTGGTGCTGTTCGCGGGCGGGGCGCGCATCGGCCACTTCATTCTGCTGGCGCTGCTGGCCGTGCCGGTGCTGTGGAAGCTGGTGCAGGGCGAGGGCTACCGCGCGCGCCGCATCGCCGCGTTCATGGATCCCAACCACGACACGGGCGGGGTGAGCTACCAGATCCACCAGTCGCTGATCGCCATCGGCTCCGGCGGGGTGGGGGGACGCGGGTTCGGGGAGAGCCGGCAGAAGTACGGCTTTCTTCCCGAGGCGCAGAACGACTTCCTCTTCTCGATGATCGCCGAGGAGTGGGGGCTGCTGGGCGTGCTGTTCGTGGTCTCGATCTTCGCCGGCTTCCTGGTCGTCGGCTACCGGATCGCCGCGCGCGCGCCGGACCGGTTCGGCTACCTGGTCGCCATCGGCATGACGAACCTCATTGCCGTGTCCGCCTTCCTGCACATGGGCGTGGCGCTGGCGCTGCTGCCCACCACGGGCGTGGCGCTGCCCTTCATGTCGTCGGGCCTTTCGGCCCTGCTGACGTCGTTCGCGGCCGTCGGCATCCTGCTCAGCATCGCCCGCGTGGCGAAAGACCCCGAGGCCGCACGATGA
- the murD gene encoding UDP-N-acetylmuramoyl-L-alanine--D-glutamate ligase, which yields MSRSLAGETIGILGLARSGLAAARLALARGAKVYASDAGDSESARAAAEQVRALGGDAQTGGHDLQKLGACTRIVLSPGIPPTAKVLREDAIRGVPVVPEIELAFGQLECPVIGITGTNGKTTVTSLIEHLLQSAGIDAMAGGNIGTALSELALREPQPAWAVAEVSSFQLSGIRAFSPVIGILTNLAPDHLDWYDDVEDYYADKARLFVNAGPESRWILNAEDERARGLIGGAPGTRYYFRVETPPESEDELGGWLSTGVLLVRTEPGVTEAVGAAADLQILGPHNVANALAASIAARLAGATAVQISDALRTFSAPAHRLEPVGEADGVLWINDSKATNIASTRVAIRGMARPTVLLLGGKHKGEPYTELLPDLEGRVKTVIAYGEAAPLIEADLQGKAPVERVDGPFEAVIARARQVAASGDAVLLSPACSSFDMFRNYEERGRRFSELAREGQA from the coding sequence ATGAGCCGTTCGCTGGCGGGAGAGACGATCGGAATCCTGGGGCTGGCGCGCAGCGGACTGGCCGCCGCGCGCCTGGCGCTGGCGCGAGGCGCGAAGGTGTACGCCAGCGACGCGGGAGATTCCGAGTCTGCCCGTGCGGCGGCGGAACAGGTGCGGGCCCTGGGAGGCGACGCCCAGACCGGCGGGCACGATCTGCAGAAGCTGGGCGCCTGCACCCGCATCGTCCTTTCCCCCGGCATTCCGCCTACGGCCAAGGTGCTGCGGGAGGATGCGATCCGGGGCGTGCCGGTGGTGCCGGAGATCGAGCTGGCGTTCGGGCAGCTGGAGTGCCCGGTGATCGGCATCACGGGAACCAACGGCAAGACGACGGTCACCTCGCTGATCGAGCACCTGCTGCAGTCCGCAGGGATCGACGCCATGGCGGGCGGCAACATCGGCACGGCGCTGAGCGAACTGGCGTTGCGCGAGCCGCAGCCCGCCTGGGCCGTGGCCGAGGTCAGCTCCTTTCAGCTGAGCGGCATCCGCGCGTTTTCGCCGGTGATCGGCATTCTGACCAACCTGGCCCCGGACCACCTGGACTGGTACGACGACGTCGAAGACTACTACGCCGACAAGGCGCGCCTCTTCGTCAACGCCGGGCCGGAGAGCCGGTGGATTCTGAACGCCGAGGATGAGCGCGCTCGCGGCCTGATCGGCGGCGCGCCGGGAACGCGCTACTACTTTCGCGTGGAGACGCCGCCGGAGTCCGAGGACGAGCTCGGCGGCTGGCTTTCCACCGGGGTGCTGCTGGTCCGCACCGAGCCGGGGGTGACGGAAGCGGTGGGGGCCGCGGCGGACCTGCAGATCCTGGGTCCCCACAACGTCGCCAACGCGCTAGCCGCGTCGATTGCCGCGCGTCTCGCCGGCGCCACGGCGGTGCAGATCTCCGACGCGCTGCGGACCTTCAGTGCCCCCGCGCATCGCCTGGAGCCGGTCGGTGAGGCGGACGGCGTGCTGTGGATCAACGACAGCAAGGCCACCAACATCGCCTCCACGCGCGTCGCCATCCGCGGCATGGCCCGGCCCACCGTGCTGCTGCTGGGCGGCAAGCACAAGGGCGAGCCCTACACCGAGCTGCTGCCGGACCTGGAGGGACGGGTGAAGACGGTGATCGCCTACGGCGAGGCCGCGCCCCTGATCGAGGCCGATCTCCAGGGGAAAGCGCCGGTGGAGCGGGTGGACGGGCCGTTCGAAGCCGTCATCGCCCGTGCACGCCAGGTCGCCGCGTCGGGCGACGCCGTGCTGCTTTCGCCGGCGTGCAGCAGCTTCGACATGTTCAGGAACTACGAGGAACGGGGCCGCCGCTTCAGCGAGCTGGCCCGGGAAGGGCAGGCATGA